From the Streptomyces pluripotens genome, one window contains:
- a CDS encoding FAD/NAD(P)-binding protein produces the protein MSTVTPPLPYRVVTTCAETADTRSVELVPAGREVPPFAPGQFAMIYAFGVGEVPVSVSALRGPHGGLVHTVRAVGAVSTALCRLRAGDVVGLSGPFGTGWDLNAARGWDVLVVAGGIGLAPLRPVVHSVLQRPGAFGRLAILVGARTPDDLIYRAETGTWRGAARVEVTVDQPGPGWHGSVGVVTGLLDRLDLQPRRTCALVCGPEAMIRHTARALTGRGLAPDRIQVSLERNMRCATGHCGHCQLGPLLLCRDGPVIGYDSAEPLLAVREL, from the coding sequence TGACGCCCCCGCTGCCGTACCGGGTGGTAACCACCTGTGCGGAGACCGCAGACACCCGATCGGTGGAGCTGGTTCCGGCCGGGCGGGAAGTACCGCCGTTCGCACCGGGTCAGTTCGCCATGATCTATGCGTTCGGCGTCGGCGAGGTGCCCGTCTCGGTCAGTGCCCTGCGTGGTCCGCACGGGGGGCTGGTGCACACGGTACGCGCGGTCGGCGCGGTCTCGACCGCGCTGTGCCGACTCCGCGCGGGCGACGTGGTCGGACTGTCTGGTCCGTTCGGTACCGGCTGGGACCTCAACGCGGCAAGGGGATGGGACGTGCTGGTGGTGGCTGGTGGCATCGGACTGGCTCCGCTGCGGCCGGTGGTTCACTCGGTTCTGCAGCGGCCCGGCGCCTTCGGCCGGCTCGCGATCCTGGTAGGTGCCCGGACCCCGGACGACCTGATCTACCGCGCAGAGACCGGTACCTGGCGTGGCGCGGCCCGGGTGGAGGTGACCGTGGACCAGCCCGGTCCTGGCTGGCACGGATCGGTGGGTGTCGTCACCGGCCTCCTCGACCGCCTGGACCTGCAGCCCCGCCGGACGTGTGCGCTCGTCTGTGGGCCCGAGGCGATGATCCGGCACACGGCCCGCGCCCTGACGGGCCGGGGCCTCGCTCCGGACCGCATCCAGGTCTCACTCGAACGCAACATGCGCTGTGCCACCGGCCATTGCGGCCACTGCCAGCTCGGCCCGCTGCTGCTCTGCCGGGACGGCCCGGTCATCGGCTACGACTCTGCCGAACCACTGCTCGCCGTAAGGGAGTTGTGA
- a CDS encoding oxidoreductase gives MDTGQPGDSFPPGTMDRAPAAADQEPAADRRSGEDSRPTLAVWKFASCDGCQLTLLDLEDELLGLADRIRIEHFLEMSAAEGPDGRRAELAGRGPYDLSLVEGSITTGEDADRIRHVRSVSRRLVTIGACATAGGIQALRNFGDVAEFRAAVYAHPQYISALENSTPISAHVPVDFELRGCPIDRRQLLEVVTAYLAGRKPGIPDHSVCFECKRRGTTCVTVAHGTPCLGPVTHSGCGAICPAYGRGCYGCFGPVDRPNLRSMVAQLGRDGMSERDILRVFRTFNAASPEYACVPDLAAEGRDAGQDEPRAPTDTGQEGPV, from the coding sequence ATGGACACTGGCCAGCCGGGAGACTCCTTCCCGCCGGGGACGATGGACCGGGCACCGGCCGCCGCCGACCAGGAACCGGCGGCCGACCGGCGGTCCGGCGAGGACTCCAGGCCGACACTCGCCGTGTGGAAGTTCGCCTCCTGCGACGGCTGTCAGCTGACCCTGCTCGACCTGGAGGACGAGTTGCTCGGCCTCGCCGACCGGATCCGGATCGAGCACTTCCTGGAGATGTCCGCCGCCGAGGGTCCCGACGGGCGGCGCGCGGAACTGGCAGGCCGCGGACCGTACGACCTCTCCCTCGTCGAGGGATCGATCACCACTGGAGAAGACGCCGACCGGATCCGCCACGTGCGGAGCGTCTCCCGGCGCCTGGTGACCATCGGAGCCTGCGCCACCGCTGGCGGCATCCAGGCACTGCGCAACTTCGGCGATGTCGCCGAGTTCCGCGCCGCCGTCTACGCACATCCGCAGTACATCTCCGCCCTCGAGAACTCGACACCGATCTCGGCGCATGTGCCGGTCGATTTCGAACTGCGCGGCTGCCCCATCGACCGCCGCCAGCTCCTGGAGGTCGTCACCGCTTACCTAGCGGGCCGCAAACCCGGCATCCCCGACCACAGTGTCTGCTTCGAGTGCAAGAGGCGCGGTACCACCTGCGTCACCGTGGCCCACGGAACGCCCTGCCTGGGCCCGGTCACCCACTCCGGGTGCGGCGCGATCTGTCCCGCCTACGGACGCGGCTGCTACGGCTGTTTCGGACCGGTGGACCGTCCCAATCTGCGCTCAATGGTCGCGCAACTGGGCCGGGACGGGATGAGTGAGCGTGACATCCTGCGTGTCTTCCGCACCTTCAACGCCGCGTCACCGGAATATGCCTGCGTACCCGATCTCGCGGCCGAGGGGCGGGACGCCGGGCAGGACGAACCTCGGGCACCGACGGACACCGGCCAGGAAGGGCCTGTATGA